The Bacteroidota bacterium region CAGCACTTCTTCCCTTTCCTTTTGTTCAAGGTCAGAGTGAATTGCCTTTACAGATAATCCCAGTTTATATAAATCACGCTCCAGTATTTTCACATTGCTTTTGGTGGCGGAAAAAACAAGAATGCTTTGCAGCATTTTTCCTTTCAGAAGATTAACAATCAAATCATTTTTCTGATTATCATAGGTCAAATACGCTGTCTGTAAAATACCTTCAGCCGGTTTTGCGATGGCAATGTTTATCTGCACGGGATGGTGAAGAATCTTTTTTGCCATCTCGCGGATGCGCGGTGGCATGGTGGCGGAGAAAAGCAATGTTTGTTTTTTCTGCGGAAGGTGCTTTACGATTTTCATAATGTCATCATAAAAACCCATATCCAGCATGCGGTCGGCTTCATCCAGAATCAAATGCCTTATCTTATCAAACTTTACATAACCCATATTTAAGTGCGACATCAATCTCCCAGGAGTGGCTACAACAATGTTAGCTCCTTCAGTGACTGCAACCTTTTCCTGTTCAAACGAGCCGCCATCGTTTCCTCCGTAAATGGCTATAGAACTTACAGAAGTGAAATAAGCAAAACCCTGCAGCGCACGGTCTGTCTGCTGAGCAAGTTCGCGCGTGGGAGAAATAATTAACGTATCCACATGATCAGAAGGATGAATAGAAAGTTTGCTGAGTATCGGCAAAAGAAATGCAGCGGTTTTTCCTGTTCCCGTTTGCGCGCAGGCAATCAGATCTTTTCCGGCTGTGATGATGGGAATCGTTTGTTCCTGTATGGGAGTGGGTGTTTCAAAGCCCATGGAAGAAAGCCCTTCCATAAGTTTCGGGTCAAGATTGAATTCGGAAAATTTCACAAAGGATGTATGAATTTAAAAAACAAATGTACTTTAAAAAAGATGGCGTTGTATTAATAACTGATGTTACGCAAATACATTTTTTCCCGAAGGGATGGAAACCCAACCGCAGAGTTCGCTGAGGTTTTACGCAGAGAACCGCCGAGAATACAAAATTGCATTTTCTCTGCGGCTCTCCGCGTGTTGTTTTCTCTGTGTTCTCTGCGGTTAATCCCGTTGGATATGATTGTTGTAGACATAAACTTGTAACGAACAGATTATCCTACGGGATTAATTGCTTTTCTGCGTAACATCA contains the following coding sequences:
- a CDS encoding DEAD/DEAH box helicase, with amino-acid sequence MKFSEFNLDPKLMEGLSSMGFETPTPIQEQTIPIITAGKDLIACAQTGTGKTAAFLLPILSKLSIHPSDHVDTLIISPTRELAQQTDRALQGFAYFTSVSSIAIYGGNDGGSFEQEKVAVTEGANIVVATPGRLMSHLNMGYVKFDKIRHLILDEADRMLDMGFYDDIMKIVKHLPQKKQTLLFSATMPPRIREMAKKILHHPVQINIAIAKPAEGILQTAYLTYDNQKNDLIVNLLKGKMLQSILVFSATKSNVKILERDLYKLGLSVKAIHSDLEQKEREEVLRDFTSRKTRVLVATDILSRGIDIEGIDLVINYDVPRDAEDYVHRIGRTARAQSTGVAITLINEKDQRSFKRIEDFIGNTILKSPLPESMGKGPAYEPMKRHVMARHGRTSKEKQNR